The following are encoded together in the Methanosarcina flavescens genome:
- a CDS encoding MBL fold metallo-hydrolase, with translation MFRLTIVYGNKASQDFTGSWGFATLIQTNYETLLFDTGWDGPLLLENLKKLKIEPAGIRKLILSHQHWDHIGGLPEILQANPGLEVYVPASFSENLKREIKKRATLIEIKEPAKISQGIMSTGELGNKVKEQALALDTGDGCYVLTGCAHPGLAAILNSASRYGRIKGILGGLHDSEEFERLRGMRVIAAGHCTAHIERIKELFPKEFIEIEVGLCLDL, from the coding sequence ATGTTCAGGCTTACTATTGTTTACGGCAATAAAGCCAGTCAGGATTTTACAGGAAGCTGGGGCTTTGCAACTCTTATTCAAACAAATTACGAAACCCTTCTTTTCGATACCGGCTGGGATGGGCCACTCCTTCTAGAAAATTTGAAGAAACTCAAGATTGAGCCTGCAGGCATCAGAAAACTAATTCTCTCCCACCAGCACTGGGACCATATAGGAGGCCTTCCCGAGATTCTTCAGGCAAATCCCGGGCTTGAGGTCTATGTCCCCGCTTCTTTTTCGGAGAATTTGAAAAGGGAAATTAAGAAAAGGGCTACTCTTATTGAGATAAAGGAGCCTGCCAAAATTTCTCAGGGAATCATGAGTACAGGAGAACTTGGAAACAAAGTAAAGGAGCAGGCGCTAGCTCTGGATACTGGAGATGGGTGTTATGTACTTACAGGTTGCGCTCACCCAGGGCTTGCTGCAATTCTGAATAGTGCCAGCCGTTATGGAAGGATAAAGGGAATTCTCGGAGGGCTTCACGATAGCGAGGAATTTGAAAGGCTGAGAGGGATGAGAGTCATAGCAGCAGGCCACTGTACCGCCCACATAGAAAGGATTAAAGAACTTTTCCCGAAGGAATTCATAGAAATCGAAGTCGGTTTATGCCTGGATCTTTGA
- a CDS encoding DUF128 domain-containing protein, translating to MMDPQIERKLIEIMRVIHESDKPIGARAIADELNNRGYDIGERAVRYHLRILDERGFTCKHGYAGRTLTELGEREMSDALIADRFGFVISRIEETAYGTTYNPETNDGVVPVNISYFDKDDLEAVIEVISYTAHEGYMISSRVRIIEEDEEAVSLPPGKIGLATVCSVVFDGLLLKAGIPVEPAYGGILQMENRKPVRFLDLISYSGTSIDPIQIFMSRKTTSVLDVLERGDGKILANMRQINSSAYDRAKEVIKSAEKVGLGGCFPPGGIDETLFGAPVETGKFGISIVGGINGICALEETGIKIKTNPVSTLMEYKSMTEI from the coding sequence ATGATGGATCCGCAAATTGAGCGAAAACTCATTGAAATTATGAGGGTGATTCACGAGAGTGACAAACCTATAGGTGCCCGGGCAATAGCTGACGAACTTAATAACCGGGGCTATGATATAGGAGAACGGGCTGTCCGCTACCATCTGAGGATCCTGGATGAGAGAGGGTTCACATGCAAACACGGGTATGCAGGGCGTACACTTACCGAACTGGGAGAAAGGGAGATGAGTGATGCCTTGATTGCAGACCGATTTGGTTTTGTAATATCCCGAATAGAAGAAACGGCGTACGGAACCACATACAATCCCGAGACCAATGACGGAGTAGTACCCGTGAATATCTCGTACTTTGATAAGGACGATTTAGAGGCTGTTATTGAAGTGATCTCATATACTGCACACGAAGGGTATATGATAAGCTCCAGAGTAAGGATAATCGAGGAAGACGAGGAAGCAGTTTCCCTTCCTCCTGGAAAAATCGGGCTAGCTACAGTGTGCAGTGTTGTTTTTGACGGGCTTCTTCTCAAAGCAGGCATCCCCGTGGAACCTGCCTACGGCGGAATTCTCCAGATGGAAAACCGAAAGCCTGTACGGTTTTTAGATTTAATTTCCTACAGCGGAACCTCAATCGACCCCATACAAATTTTCATGAGCAGAAAGACTACTTCTGTCCTTGATGTGCTTGAGAGAGGGGACGGTAAAATCCTTGCCAATATGCGGCAGATTAATTCCTCGGCTTATGACAGGGCTAAAGAAGTTATCAAAAGCGCGGAGAAGGTAGGCCTTGGAGGTTGCTTCCCTCCGGGGGGGATTGATGAAACCCTGTTTGGGGCGCCTGTAGAAACCGGAAAGTTCGGAATTTCGATCGTAGGAGGCATTAACGGCATCTGTGCCCTTGAAGAGACAGGAATTAAAATCAAGACAAATCCTGTTTCTACTCTTATGGAATATAAGAGTATGACTGAAATCTGA